ACGCATACTGTGcgtattttgatataaatatataatataatatcatattattaggtacaaagATACACTCTATTACACTGTATAGTTTTATTCTATAAGGAACAATGTGCACTGTTCCATTTAACTGGAAATTATGTTATATCTATTTAAACCGAGCTAATtagatgaataataaataataattaaaaaatattatacatagaaatCTAAGATtagattagaataatatattgtattttaaacttatcataataaatttgaactatttatattttcatatacattttcaCGACCGTTACACGATTAAACAACATAAGAAAAACTCAACAGCTGAAGTATAAATTCCAGGGAATAGTTAAAcactgtaatatttaaatttagttaaattgtatatagttcTATTTTGTCTCAATACTTCTATAGTTCTAAAGACGAATATAATAAAGTTGTGCTAGTATTGACATTTAGACTcttcattgatatttatttatgaattatattagatattatgaaTTGTGCCAAATTGGAAGTATAGGCACTAATGTTGAAAGAAGATTGATTCTTACtaaaacatttgtaatttatCAGCAGTGATTGAATTGGAATATGCAAAACGCTTTCTCTTTTTGCTATAATTACTGGGTAAAAttatctgaaaataaatattataattaaaacacttaaatatctaattaaagCAACTAACTggagtaaacataaaaattattattaatttattcaaaaaattagtgttaaatataaataggcgTTTTATGAAACTAACCGGCTCCAACGTAAAGTTCATTACTTTTGCTTCGTTATGGTGTTTGTTTTCGACAGTAACTAATTTAGTCGAAGATAAATATCCATCCATGGAAGCCGTGACGTGATAATCACCATCTGTGAGCAGTCTGTAATAGTCTCCGTCTTGAactaaaattttccaaaaataacgaatcaaattttttacacatcacaaaaatgtcattgtacgATATGACTATCAGACTAtcattatacactataatattattatgtctataatcTATGAATAGTTTTAAACTTACCGGAAGTTACATCGTGTAAGATTGGTGACAGTTGGCCATTAGTAACATTTACCACTTTGATAAATGCATTTACTAATGGTTTTAACGTAACCGCGTCTTTAATTATTCCTTTAATTCCGATATGTgactgaaacattttaaataacacaattattaagtattaatttcaaatattaacatataaaaacaaattaaactaagaaaatattacgatataaatctgttattaagaatttatttggaaatacggtacgtaattaaatattattttatgttagtaTTATCTGTTTGCACGAAAATTAAAGTgattgaaaatatacaaataaatttactttgatCTTTATTAGGTAACTTCAAATATGAGCCtagatattacatattgtattaggtattatataatttatggttatccAAATTGTTTTGAGTTAGAAAGGAGGTACCTGGTTGAAAATAAGGGTTTGGTACAATTTGAATGGCTTTATCATTATcctgatgtatattatacatttaattcataaattaagtttaaaataacatataaactataggtaaatttatacgcagtgattcaccaagcatactCACTTCCATTTTTTTCCTTtgataatgtatttattcaaattctgatttttggaattttttattatacattatggcCACATTCTCTAGTACCTGCAACCTACTTAGATTTTTATACCGTTTAAAGAGTATACTGTGGCGTGCACCAACTTCTTTTTTCCCATAAACTGTTAATTATAAGGTTTTTTGTATTacagatgtaggtacctaaatttaaattctaatagtatattttcagtaatttaatattgtgaactaataattaaaaggCAATAAAGATCCATGATAACCTATGTATGTTTAGCAGACACCTATAAAGACtatatgattatttgaaaattataataattaattttaatccattaacattttataatttataaaaattgtctgAGTATAATAAGTTCTGAACAGTAAATTAAAGATtggattataggtatattatggtgACGGTGTCATAAGCGATCTACTTATAGATCATTGGTGTCGTAAGCAATCTACCATAATTGTTACGATCTACATGTCGGGCTCTGGTCACTGGTGTCGTAGGTGATCTACTAAAACTACTtacaaatcttttttttttttaattatagtagaTTGCTTACGACACTGTTATCTATATgactattttatagttttgtgaAACTATTTTTAAAGACTGTTAGTTTtagtaaacacattttaataactcagaaagtCGGTAACAACttgttaaaattttgatttatagtgacattaacatttaaaaaaaattcatctgcTTTGTAATTGATAGTAAAAAAGATTAGTTCTCATTTTCAAAAAAGGAGTTGGTATCGCCACAGGATCTTAcatagtgtaaaaatataaaagtaagtatttaaaaatatggtcctTAAGTAATAAGTTTacaaaacaattacaaaaatttgaatttagataaaTTCTTTAGAAAAAATGAGAGTGAGCATGCTTTGTGTATCATTCTATCTATTACATAAACATACGTAGAAAAACAATTCATTGAGTATGGGGGTAGAAGTCGCAGAAAAACCCTTTACCTCCTGAATTTTTCCCTTAGATTtagatatatgaatataattaatttattgatatacctGCCAAATCAAGTTGATGAGTGCATCTTTGTTTCTGTTCCATTCTTTTTCTAGTTCACTTTCTTTTGTGTATTTGTCACAACCCAGCTCTAAGGTAATTTCAAAATCATTGGAAGATAAGTAGTTAAAGTCTTGCATTCCTGAAAtcgaatttcaaatattaagtttatgatTTGGATGGTTCTAGTTAGCatacattcattaaaattacaattcaagtaaaagcaattattatagtaatagctcttaataatttgcaaaatgtattatctataatttatattattcttctgGGGGAAAATATACGGCAaaccgaaaaaatatttaagccatttatatttaccattattatttttatactcccTTAATAATATACCACTACTTTTTGTTCAACGAAATCAAGAATGGACTAAATGCAATGTACAACATTAttggttcaaaatatattggttatttgtacaatattatacgtaatacgtcaatacctatattcaataatcaatatacctatatgaaaatagacatatttatttaacatttacgtATTACACACCTGATGTAacaaatatttctgaaaaaaataatttacagtttaatttttaaaaataaaactattattttatgtttaagtttattaacaatacaatGTCAGAAAAATCAAGtgtaagttataaaatgtatttatagtaattgtgtttattaactaattaatatattaattgtaatgtatattgtattaagctTAAACGGTTAAAGTAGGTACGTATTGGtatgtcaaacatttttaataggctatactattataaaaccggtataattatttataaatttataataaatattatatacagtgatTCTTTTAAAAGTATCCTGTCATAATATCaaaaagtttttgaatatttttttataacataattttactttatcataaaacaatattttttatagccaattggttataacttataagtacctatttagagTTAAAATTAGCGGAGTGGTGTGACACAGCCTGCCATGTCAGGGGTATAGGTACAGGTTGGTTCGTCCACTTTTTCGTTCGTCAAAccttataactttataagatattttaaacaattaatttatcgtatgaagtttgattttatttatttattattaattcttagaaaaatattctgtttgagAATatgaagtttaaaaatgtttgttgtcAATCGAAAAAGTAGAAAagttaattttctataaaaagggaaaaagaataaaaaaaaaatattttcagaaacgtaaacacattttataacaacgagtgttaacattaaaaaaaaatcattttatatagtgtatagtaagatgataataatattaaattaagtattaaataattatgaattattattatagaatatagaccGTACTCGACTGTCGGAGTACTCGGTACTCCTAAAAGCACGTTTACCCAACACGTAcgaccataggcgcaaatagcgtttgggatttgggaggggggggctaaatccttactttgataatattgaataaacttaaaacaaaatgaaggaaatgtttgggttgcttagcccctaaagcctcCCCTcctatttaaactttttttcaaaaatgtacttatatggTTTCGAAGTAATGAGTGTCAAGTGtcattctaaaattataaattgataaccCCGCGGTTGTATAGTACAGACTAAAGACTACAATTAATACTCGCGCGTAAATATATTCGtccttattaaaattgtatttagttataattatttatttattgtatttatttcaatttaaaaaaatatttaatattatgtaaacaattattaaatcaaatctTACCTCCTCTAACACTATACCATTTAGCACCATTAGTGATACCACCTTCTTTGCCAAAATTTTTGTCACCACCTCTACACGGCATTCTGTTCGGATTGGCCATATCTGCGTGATAATTTGAATAGGATAAAGCTAaccatctaaataaaatataataaaacattacaaactcagcttatatattatcatagttagtattactgtattagttttatatgtataaataatatttatgacaaaaCATTACTTAAATGTTTCATCGTCGGGACTTGTGGCATATTCGCCTTGCACATTGCCGTATCTACTAGCGTCGTATGGATAATTGGCAACTAAATCACCTCCGTGAAGATTAGCTGAAGCCACGAACGGTATGGACATAATCATTTGCATTACAGCCTTGGTTTCTGGTTGCACCTATATGCGGGCAcaggtatacaaataatattatataataatgatgccATTACACCAGTCCTGAcaccattaaaatgttttaatgttctACTTATTtctttttactaatttttaccaaattattaCACTTTGccttaattaaaaacaactagATCATTAGTTTTTAAACCATCAATTAATTTCGTACATTGGTATATTTGTACTATAAcgaatataggtataggtacaaaaaaaataatctaattattgtcaataaaaaacCATGCATGTAATTTATACGAATACAGATATACTCaaacaactataaaaatttaagaactttttttttttataaaataaataaaatgtgctGTAGGTAAAGGcaattaaacaatttgttttataatagtaataataataaatggataaaatttttttaaagaaagtaaaaaaa
This portion of the Acyrthosiphon pisum isolate AL4f chromosome A1, pea_aphid_22Mar2018_4r6ur, whole genome shotgun sequence genome encodes:
- the LOC115033052 gene encoding carboxypeptidase E-like — its product is MINKRIQMFGSPAASVWALSWLAVFAIYANSSELKEFQFKHHNNEEIYDAILQIREKCPSITSLYRLSEDSVEGRPLLVVVFSIHPTYHKPMDPEFKYIANMHGNEVLGRELLLKLADYFCDEYNAGNEEIVKLITKTRIHLMPTMNPDGWQRSTDDGGSNYLIGRDNAEGVDLNRNFPDLDRIVFDNEAYYKDINNHLMQMVDHLEQPVQPETKAVMQMIMSIPFVASANLHGGDLVANYPYDASRYGNVQGEYATSPDDETFKWLALSYSNYHADMANPNRMPCRGGDKNFGKEGGITNGAKWYSVRGGMQDFNYLSSNDFEITLELGCDKYTKESELEKEWNRNKDALINLIWQSHIGIKGIIKDAVTLKPLVNAFIKVVNVTNGQLSPILHDVTSVQDGDYYRLLTDGDYHVTASMDGYLSSTKLVTVENKHHNEAKVMNFTLEPIILPSNYSKKRKRFAYSNSITADKLQMF